The Lepeophtheirus salmonis chromosome 2, UVic_Lsal_1.4, whole genome shotgun sequence region CCTCACTAGGTCTTTCTGTaaagatctggaggaatttatgtatagggACAATGATTAACAAGATCTGAAGTAACTATCACAGACTTTGACATGAAGAGGCACTTTTCAATCAACGATCATTTTATTAGAGACGAAATCCACCGAGTGAAGCACTTGTTCAGGGGATCTCGCCTTAAGAGTCAAGATCCTTCAAAGAGAGTATCAGCAGGCGTGTGAATGAGATATTCCTAGGAACAGGGATGCAGATCCATATATAAGATTGTACTGTATAAGAGATCCATCCAAATGACCATGAATGTCTTTCCAACACCCCACTACTAGTCACTTCTCTGACCTCCCTCCTGCTGATTAAAGGAATTCAAAGTCGTACCTACTAGGGTCTATAGGTTTTGTGAATCAAAAAGAAGTTATATAGTCCCTGACGCATCCTATAGCCCGGCTATAGGATATTTCAACCAAACATATGTTTTTAGCTCGCTCCCACATGTGATATGTGCAGCGACAACATAAAATTTTCTTCTCTTGcctaaatcaaattataaataatactgcAGTCCATGTACTCGGCACTTATATAGCAAGTAATAACTAATAGACATTAGCTAGACAGTGAGAGGAACTCCATTTTTGAGTATCGTGTGCTTTTTATACTATAGATCCTTTTCAGACTTATGTAAATTAATCCATTTGCATGTGCCTATTGTCTCCTTTAGGATAgcaattatatcttttttcagATTCGCGTACCATCAAGTATCAAAATAGACAATAGATAATCGCATGGATTTAATGAGAATAAAGTATTGTTTTTGAATAGTACTATAGAATTGTCAATCCTAATACTAAATCCAGATTCAAAAACAATGTGTGCGGATATAATACTTCTCATAGTATCATATTTTGGACAAACGAAACGGCTACAAGTATGGATGAGCGCTCTTACATAAAGTGTCTTATTTTATAAACGCTAAACaggaatattataaaactaatatttattcgTGCGTTCAGTTCCAATACCTTCCACTCCGCAGTAATAACAGGTGAAACTTTTTGCAAACGTTACATTTACCCAAATTTTCCTTTTAAGAGCGGTTAATGTCTTAATAgaagaaacttaattttattattgtgtttGATCGCATAGACGAATACTCCATCAAGTGATTGTATCGGTTCATCTTCATTCATAAATAGCTAggtaatgttttaaaaattgatttcaattGTCTCAAATTTACATTCCTCACATGCCTTATTGACTATTATAACTAAAAGTATGGATTGAAACTATGAATGTCACGatagaatacaaaaatgaaaaaaaaaaaaatatccgttGATTTTAATGCTACAATGTGTATAACTGTAAAAACGAAtgatagttaaatatataatatcttttaattaattgtaatatattgctCAAAGTTACtcgaataaaaacttttttttcttttatattggtatatgtacataaatgaatagtattgtttattttttagatacatGAAGATGATATCGACTTCATGTGGCCTCGGCTCTTGGAGGCCCCAATGGCTACAACGATTTGCTACTCGAAGaatgtatatttctatatattgtataattggCATGATTCATGGGATGCTCTTCTCTTATTTCTCAACAATCTTATCTaccattgaaaaaaagttcGGACTCAAATCTCAGGAAATTGCCTGGGTTTACTCTGGAAACGAAATTAGCCAGGCATTTTTCCTACTTGCATTACCATTCATGGGAATCGTTCGTAAGCGAACTCTTTTTATGGGAGTGTCAATTATTCTGTCAGGAGTTGGAATAATTTTATGTGGAATACCACATTTTTTCGAAGTGGAACCTTCATATCCTACTTTGAGaccaaataactatttatgtcTGGAGGAATCATCTCCATCTATCTGCTCAACAAAGTCTCCTGAAGAAACTTCCATGACTAGTAAATGGCTTGGAGTTTGCTTGATTTTCTTCGGGATATTCTTGCATGGAATCGGTGCTTCCTTTTACAATAGCTTTGGTATACCttatattgatgataattcAGCGAAGACAAAATCTCCTTTAGCCTTGTCATTTGTTTTTGCTGCAAAAATGGGTGGACCATTTTTCGGATCAGTTTTTGcatcactatttttaaaagttaacgAATACCCAGAAAAGTCCAATGAAATGCTAGGTTTTGATGAAAAAGATGATCGTTGGATAGGAGCATGGTGGCTTGGATTCTTTATTTTCGGACCGATTTTAATAGTTGTAGCACCATTACTCATTTTATTTCCTGAGCAACTTCCGCGTTCGGAtggagaaaaaattgataagGAATCTGTATTTGCGGTTGAAACACCAGAAACAGCTTCAGAATGGTGGGATCATACAAAGTCATTGGTGTCTCgtcttttaaagaataaaatttacatatttaatctGTGTTCAAACATTGCATTTCTATTCGGATTTATGGGATTTATTACCTTTTtacctaaatttataaaatttaattttcgcaAAAGCTCATCTTCATCTGGACTTGCCGGCGGTGCTTCTAATTTAATCTCTTCAGCCATTGGTATTATGACATCAGGATGggttattacaaaatataaactaaaagcAAGGTCTCTTGCAATGTGGTGTGTAGTTGCTGATGTAGTTGGAATATTGTTCTTTATTGGAGCAATTTTCATTGGATGTACATCCATCAATTTTTTACCACCTTGTGAAACTGACTGCTACTGCACAGACACCGATTATCTTCCAATTTGTTCACTCAACGGAGCTCAACAGTTTTTATCACCTTGTTTTGCAGGGTGTACTTCATCTTTTGTGAATGATGATGGAAAAACTATATATGAAAACTGTTCCTGTATTGAAGGAAATTCATTGAAAGTCCCTGATGTgtctaatatttcatattccAAAAGCATCGGAGGTGATGGAATCATTAAATATTGTGAAGATGAATCTTGTGGCTctcaattcattattttcatgtCAATCTTGGGACTTTTTGGTATTCTCGGTACTTCAACGAGGATACCTAATTTGATAATCACTCTCCGAGCTATTGATCCCAAAGACAAAGCTGCTGCATTAACTCTATCAGTGTCACTCCTTAGTTTGTTTGCATTTTTGCCTGCCACAGTAGTCTTTGggtatattatagataaaacttGCGTAGTTTGGAAAACTCAAGAGTGTACACATGAAGAGGCAAGTTGTCTTGTGTACGATAATTCATCCATGAGATTGTATTCAGGGATTTTTATGAGTGTCTTTATCGGGATTGAGGCATTTTTTGATTTACTAGTGTGGTATTATTCAAAAGACTTGATTGTTTATGAAGAAGAAGAGTTAACTGAAAAGAATCATCCCTtattaaaaatgacttaaatacTCATGTGTCTCAACTAGAACATTTATAGTTACTCTattctttattatgtattagttaatttattataatttaagatagATAGTTGATAGTTAATTTGAAAccaagaaataaatgaaaaatatttggtcATTCAATAAAATAGATGCTAATAATATTGTGTTTACTCTTTAGCTGTTTAtgttaaatgttatttattaagcctttaaatttaaaaccaaGTAGCAAAATGCACCTGGTAGCCTGAAAAGATACCGATAGgcgtaaataatttttggataattgAGTACTTATAAGGTCTTTTTGAGGCCTATGGAGGAAGTGAAATCCTTTTATGGTTTTTATATGATAATGTTATGTTAGGTCGGGCTggaatgcaaaataatataatatacagtagatttattattttgtaattttaatttcgtataaatttaaatacattttttcactGATAGGTTTTGTCTAGTATTTgtcattttaacatttttattttgataaaattattatattagtttgaACAATAACCTTTTAGTTCgttttcaagtttttaatatataaatataaacacaaatgatctaataaaatatgatattccaatgaaacaacacaactttcttaaacatcaagataattgaatgaaattttcacgAATTACAGagtattgtgcaaaagatgatacttttaaatacctgcaatttaattgtataatatggcatttgagtatatgaatatctttcCACGTTCTccagacaataaatgataattattaaaaaaaagaggttaaaaattaagacaaatagCAAAAAAGATACTTCGCATAAACAGATGGGTTGGaaactttacaagatactacataaataaatgtattaacgtccattataccttttatttgatccattacacattttttgtgattttaaagaCAATCTTGAGATCACTTATTTTTAAGCAAGTGGTgcgattaaacgaagcaacaaattgataaaaaattagactggataaaagataaaattaaaagtacttatctacattaaatataaatgacgtcaaattgatcaaaatagatccgtaaattttattattatactttattttattaaataataatctgcTGTTGCTTCTGCAGTTTTGACTTAGTTTCTGTCAACAATTCAACTATGGTCATTGATAAAACAAGATTTTAAAGAAGAcggacttgactcaaccaacacaataaaacatagatgttaagaggatcagtaacatttaatcgatttgtctccattggagacctcttcagaaataataacataacaatatgcttaaattatcaaactttttttcgaaaacaagATTCACAGAGCTGTATTTAAAGCTCGTGTAGAAGCTATAAAAGCTTTTTGAAGGAGTTGTCATTAGAAGTATTTACTTTGATGGACGAAAAGACAAAAATCAGATAAATAGGGGGACCGTTACTAACGCAAGGAAGTTATAGAAGATCACATCTCAGTTTCATTAGAACCTGGATCATTTTATTTGGGGCACACAACGACAAGTCAAGTTACAAGTAGGGCTATTTTTACTCCGATCACAAAATTATTAGAAGGACAAGGTTGGAATTTAGATTGCATAATTTCCGTTGAATGTGGCGGAACTACAACTAACACCGTTTGGAAAGGTGGCGtgattcaatatttagagaGACTATTACAATGGTACAATTGTAAGCTTCATGCCAATGATTTACCCCTTCgtcatttatttatgagtttaGCTAGTGGCACTTTGGTTCCTGAAGAATATTCCGGACCAATTGGAAAACGATTGGCTGGCTGTGAAAATGAAACAGTCGTTCCTTTTTCTGCGGTGACTGGTAATTTCCCTAACTTGCCGAAGAATGTGGTCGAGAAGtgcatatcaaaaatatttgtataaaatatgtaaagccGTTTCAACTGGTTCCTGTTTTCCTGAGCTGGCAAATGTAAACCTGGAAAATTAGCACACTCAAGATGGGTTACTACTGCTAATCGTTTACTCAGACTTTACGCAAGTACTCATATTCCATCAAAAAATCTCAAGTGCCTGTCAACTACGTGCTTAAAGTCTACACTTGAGTGTGGTTCCTAATCAAGCAAAAACGTATTTTAAAGATGGACTTatgcatttttttgaaatgattatttGCTCTagatttttacaagaaaatctTAGGTCTGTCGTGGACAGATACTTTTTTTGCACACCCAGAAAACCTATTTGTCAGTATGTTGTTTGATGAGTGATACCACATTCGGGAGTTGGCATTGCGAGGAATAATGAAAGCTAAGGAATCTGAAATTAACactaaaagtagaatatttaaacCACCAAAAGTAAACTTTAATACAAGAGACTACAGCGAAATTATTGTGTGGCACGAATGTCAAGTTACAGCACCACCGGTTCTtcgaaatatttctaattttgaccTTCAAATCATgcccaaaaataagaaattgttgaTTTTCCTTGTCATACGCAATCAGTGGAAAGATGTGTTAAACTggtaacaaattttaataataaaatacctttcaatattcattttgtattatattaggcaaatagtttaattatgaaaaaacgtaaatttttacaaaaacttgaACACCGGTAGAACCTCCAAACGACGcaaaattttagtataattgattgtaacaataaaataaaatataataataaaatttacggatcaattttgatcaaactttgtactaagattatatatggtcacagtaagaggccattacattttgagaggtcaaggtctCACAAAAATATGACCTTACGTGGAGGTTTTGTGCTCTAGCAAATGccattcttattttaatcataaagcaactctcaaaattcatttttgtattattttagacatacggtttaaatctgtgaagatgtaaatttttacaaaactttgaagagTGGTAGAGCCCTACAGACAatgcacaattttattttttttactattttcataatttgtgtaaaattacgGAAATTTTGATGCCCTTTGTATTTACAAAGCTAAAAAAAAGTGGATctcaaaataagttaaaaaatatagacaattacTTAGAAATCAATACTGTGCAGCCTCCTTTTAACGAAATCGGATTATATTACCCATTCCGTATAGATCTAAGTCAGGGCAGTGGTCGTTAATTTAATCAGGAACTGGAACTAAGGTAGTGCTCTCATGGGCACAAGCTCAAAAACAGTTTCTAGCTGGTTCAAAGGCTaagttactttaaaatgaaattatagaacTATTTCAAGGATTATCATATGTACTTAATTGAATTACTTAACTTTTCAGGTGACTGAAAAAGGATGATGTCCTTCAGTGTGACCAACCCTTCCTCTCTACCTCTCTTCTCCTCTGTCTCTTCCTAGGCCTACCCGAGCATCCACTAGTGATCTACGACTCCAGTTCGAAAACGAGCGTCAGGAAGCATGGGAGCTCAAAATGTTTGGGGAAAAAGAGACGCTAGCCGTTAACAACTTTATGATAATTTCTTAATTGAAACATTGCCATCGGgatttatactaattaaatacCCCAAATTGACCCTTGTTAAGCtggaattaatttatgaatttgttgGCTTCATTGATTAAGTTTAAAtctatttctatcaataaagtCTATGTCTCTAGAAAAGGTGTTGGCAACCTATGGCATTCGGAAGATTATTCACTAGCATGcaaaaattagaacatattcccgtagtttgtgtgtgctttttaccattattgttgatattggcactcattgattagaaatgttgaagttggcactccatgtctcaaaggttgccgACCCCTGGTATAGAAGAACATACcccatcaaaaattatttttacttttcaatgtTCTGAAGGAAGTGAGTATGACCAGGAATTGAGATATGTGTATTGTAGAAGAGGATATCCCtgtattgaatttaaaactcCTGCCAATTTTGTGAAGTATTACAAGCTTGGTATACAAAAAGAGCTTTAATGTACATTTCTTCTATATTGATAAGGACTGCAGTTTTCCCATAGGATACATGTTACTTTAATGAGTACCTTCTCCTCTGTTTTGGTTTTGATATATTGTTCATCTGTTGAGCTATAAAAgttctttttctttgaaaatcatctgttttattttcaatggtatttataatttttataaattttttgaagctcTGATTCAAGTATCTGGAGAATTtactatttcaaatttatagtactcgtgtcaaaaataattgataaataatcgTAAATTTTTACTCCGTTCCTAATCTTTCCTACCATAATCACAACTTCCCAACCAATGTTGTATAGCAAAGAATggttacaataataaatatcttactcagtttttatcaagtgttgaaatttgaagaaaatattcgGAGTTCCATTAGGACTGCCAACTGTGCCATGTGTAATCCGACTTCTACCTactatattcaataaaaaattaataatgaataactcattctaaatagtaaatataattaaaggaaaGAGTAAAGATCTATTAGAGCCAATATTCTGAGCTGTATTTTCAGTGCTCAGATAAAGTCTGAGTCCTCATGCTTCGGATTTTTCTAGTTCTGAGTCCAAGTTATGATGCTCCGGGTActtgggaaaataaataatatctagaTCTACCTTTAGTCTTGACTAACGTAAGAAATTTACCTTAAATGTTTACTGATGAATGAGGCTGCTACAATTTTCGtcgaggttatcatcaataaaacctacatagtaaaataaatataagaaaccaaatattaagatatattttatttcaatgtaacgataCAGACCCCATACTTCgtaataatcaatatattattaaataccgTGGTTTCATACCGTGGTTACTTAATTACCAATGCTGATAAGTGTTCTGCTCCTATGCAAGCAGGGTTATGACGGCGTTTTAAAGGATCCGGATGAGAGCTTTCACAAATTCCCGATAAAAGAACCCAAAAACCTATCCAAATGGTTTAGAGCCATGCCAAGAGATATGATTGATATGAGGCATCAACATTGCCGCTTTTCTGGCCTCAACGGACGGTCAGACAGAGAAAGATACATTTGACAACATTGGATCAGATTCAATCCTCTAAGCTCTCAATCGTAATGGAGCAAATGTCTCATCTCTTCAAACAACCTAAATGATTAGATATTCTTCTGGACTCCTTTCCGCTGCTTTGCTGTGGCACAATGTCAGTCCACGCCTCTACAAGCAAATATATACCTCCAATGCTCTGTTACTTCCGTCTCTCAGATATCTTAGGACCGTATCCAGTGTGATTAAGTAAGAAACAGGATTACCTTCATCCACGACACGTTACTTAAAAGTACGAATGAGAGGCTTGAAgagtagagaaaaaaatgtaacactAATGATCGACGAGATTTATTCGGTTCCAAAGAGTAGAGTTTGTCAGAGGAAAATTTGTGGGAActacaaataatcaaacttctaaaaatatattcagccTCATTATCAAGTCAGTCTCGGGGAAATACATGAAAGTTGTTGCCCTCATCCCAGTGGTAAACTTAACTGTGGAGTTACTATTTAATCAGTACAATCCTTTCATGAGGACTCTTTGGGAAATAGGTTTTACTGTTGTGGTATTGTTTGTTGACAATCACACAGTGAATAGAAAATGATATATCCGTAATCTGTGTGGAGGTAATCTTCAGACCTCAATTCCTCACTCTTATGATAGTTCAATGTGAGTTCATCTCCTCATCGATGCGATccccgatttaaaaaaaaattataattgttttcagAGTAGAGAACTTGGTATGTTCAAATATTTACCTTCTTCTACccataatagtattttatataatcatagtTATTCTTAATACTCCAATGGAAAATTCTAcggaaaggaaaataaaacttataaaacgcTATTATCACTCACAATAACAGGAATAGCCTGTTGTTACCAAGAAATAGTTAGTATGGTACATTCATCAATTGAAGATATCTTCctctgaaataattaaatgattctagtcattgaaaaaaaaatatatataactgaaTTCTTCATCGTCCTTTCAATCTGTGATGTcacatcaacaaaaataatttagtgaATATGCTTAGTTTTACTTtagttaaatactttttatttaacagaTATCCAAAGGGTACTACTTAAACGCAAATAGTTTCCTTATTGACACAATTCAACTCGTTCATGACGATCCATacaaagccaaaaaaataataatttctaaaatcttatcCTGGAAAGTAGATCAATGTGATATGTAAATTGAGAACATTCTGGGGAAGTCTCCCAACTTTATAACATTCTCTAGAGGTTCTTCAACACCAGCAAGGAATAGTATTTATGTTGTCGGATATATCACAGCCATTATCCTTGCTcatctctcaaaatatataactatgatatcaagtaaaataataaaagtaaatactcaactaccgttagttatcataataccttcaactagaaatgaacttcgttcataaattaaagaaacttaTGTGGATGTGAGACACCTTCAAGTCTTTTAACAGTGATCAGAGATTCCTTTTAAGT contains the following coding sequences:
- the LOC121132642 gene encoding solute carrier organic anion transporter family member 74D, encoding MKMISTSCGLGSWRPQWLQRFATRRMYISIYCIIGMIHGMLFSYFSTILSTIEKKFGLKSQEIAWVYSGNEISQAFFLLALPFMGIVRKRTLFMGVSIILSGVGIILCGIPHFFEVEPSYPTLRPNNYLCLEESSPSICSTKSPEETSMTSKWLGVCLIFFGIFLHGIGASFYNSFGIPYIDDNSAKTKSPLALSFVFAAKMGGPFFGSVFASLFLKVNEYPEKSNEMLGFDEKDDRWIGAWWLGFFIFGPILIVVAPLLILFPEQLPRSDGEKIDKESVFAVETPETASEWWDHTKSLVSRLLKNKIYIFNLCSNIAFLFGFMGFITFLPKFIKFNFRKSSSSSGLAGGASNLISSAIGIMTSGWVITKYKLKARSLAMWCVVADVVGILFFIGAIFIGCTSINFLPPCETDCYCTDTDYLPICSLNGAQQFLSPCFAGCTSSFVNDDGKTIYENCSCIEGNSLKVPDVSNISYSKSIGGDGIIKYCEDESCGSQFIIFMSILGLFGILGTSTRIPNLIITLRAIDPKDKAAALTLSVSLLSLFAFLPATVVFGYIIDKTCVVWKTQECTHEEASCLVYDNSSMRLYSGIFMSVFIGIEAFFDLLVWYYSKDLIVYEEEELTEKNHPLLKMT